A stretch of Glandiceps talaboti chromosome 18, keGlaTala1.1, whole genome shotgun sequence DNA encodes these proteins:
- the LOC144449775 gene encoding aromatic-L-amino-acid decarboxylase-like, whose translation MDFERKLAELEKVSRDLDPGPEQRKELLKCIVDSADQFLDGLENMDSQVFIQESDTETSQILQHPIKQEGTPLKELITLFEKTVLKTGVQAAHGMHLGLVPTGGLYPSALGDYLTAVTNKYVGLIYASPEGVRLEKMVLSWVAGLFGYPPEHAGSLTSGGTAAEIVALTTARDSMKLKAKEYERSVVYLTDMTHFAILKALRIAGMREAVVREIAMDDKLAMDVSMLKKQIENDIKAGLKPFLVVASFGTGITGSVDPIDQIADVAEEYNLWFHVDAAYGGFFVLVDDAKHIFKGIERSDSIVVDPHKGLFVPYGTGILLVRNGRKLYESNSMSSRTYIFQDAPEDQDEYSPCDLSFELTRHPRGLRVWLPLKLFGVRPFAAALEEKLTLAKYFHSKISAMDGFVAEPAPTLSIVVFYYDTKDDKKTNEFNRALQTRILQDGRAFMTSTTVRDRYHLRLCILSFRTHREHIDLCLQIIEENCNSLKKQYGLL comes from the exons ATGGACTTTGAAAGAAAACTTGCAGAACTTGAGAAGGTGTCAAGAGACCTAGATCCTGGTCCTGAACAAAGGAAAGAACTGTTAAAATGTATAGTGGACAGCGCCGACCAGTTTTTAGATGGATTGGAGAACATGGATTCACAAGTATTTATCCAAGAAAGTGATACGGAAACTTCTCAAATACTGCAGCATCCAATAAAACAAGAAGGAACCCCTTTGA AAGAATTGATTACCCTGTTTGAAAAGACTGTATTAAAGACTGGTGTACAAGCGGCACATGGTATGCATCTGGGATTAGTGCCTACAGGGGGACTTTATCCATCGGCTTTGGGAGACTACTTGACAGCAGTGACGAACAAATATGTAG GACTAATCTATGCATCACCTGAAGGTGTCCGTTTAGAGAAAATGGTATTATCTTGGGTTGCTGGTCTCTTTGGTTATCCACCTGAACATGCTGGGAGTCTGACGTCAGGTGGTACGGCTGCTGAAATTGTTGCCTTGACAACGGCAAGAGATAGCATGAAACTAAAGGCAAAGGAATATGAAAG GAGTGTTGTGTATCTCACCGATATGACTCACTTTGCTATACTGAAAGCTCTAAGAATCGCCGGCATGAGGGAAGCAGTCGTTCGAGAAATAGCAATGGATGATAAACTAGCAATGGATGTATCGATGTTAAAAAAGCAAATCGAAAATGACATAAAG GCAGGGCTGAAACCGTTCCTCGTGGTAGCAAGTTTTGGGACTGGTATAACCGGATCTGTGGATCCTATAGACCAGATTGCTGATGTGGCGGAAGAATACAATCTGTGGTTTCATGTGGATGCAGCGTATGGTGGATTCTTTGTTCTTGTGGATGACGCCAAACATATATTTAAGGGCATAGAAAGAAGTGATTCGATAGTAGTCGATCCACACAAAG GACTCTTTGTACCATACGGTACTGGTATTTTGCTGGTTCGCAATGGACGGAAGCTGTACGAATCCAACTCAATGTCTAGTAGGACTTATATTTTCCAAGATGCACCTGAAGACCAAGACGAATATTCTCCATGTGATTTGTCATTTGAATTAACAAGACATCCAAG GGGTCTAAGGGTGTGGCTACCTTTGAAGTTGTTTGGTGTCAGACCATTTGCTGCTGCTCTTGAAGAAAAGTTAACCCTCGCTAAATACTTTCACTCTAAAATTTCCG CCATGGACGGTTTTGTAGCTGAACCAGCCCCGACACTTAGCATAGTGGTATTCTACTACGACACCAAGGATGACAAGAAAACCAACGAATTCAATAGAGCACTTCAGACAAGAATTCTACAGGATGGAAGAGCCTTTATGACGTCAACAACGGTCAGAGATCGCTATCATCTCAGACTCTGCATCTTGAGTTTCAGAACTCATCGTGAGCACATCGACCTATGTCTTCAAATCATTGAAGAAAATTGCAACTCTCTGAAGAAACAGTACGGATTGTTATAA